The genomic window GGGCGGTCCAGATGATGGCCTGGATGCTGGTGCCGCTGAGGGTGAGCCCGGTCAGGGCGGTGATGACCAGCCCGAGGGCCAGGATGGTCAGGGTGGTCACCAGGCCCATCACCAACCCGGCGAGAACGCCGCGCCAGCTCAGGCGGCGCGACAGCATATCCGTGTTCAGTGTCATAGTGTCTCCTTGCTGCGCCGTTTCCAAATAAGGCGTCCCGGCGCGGACCTGTTCCCCGTCGCAAGGGGTGAGAGGTTCCTCACTGCCCACCCTAAACGCCGTTGCCGTTCCCTGTGCTGCCCCGACGCTTAACCCCTCCCTCACAAAGTGGGTTACACGAAGGCGCTCAGGCCGGTGATCGCGCGGCCCACCACCAGCGTATTGATCTCGTTGGTGCCCTCATAGGAGTAGATTGCCTCCGTGTCCGCGAAGTGCTTGGCGACGAGATATTCCAGCAGGATGCCGTTCCCGCCGAAGGTCTCGCGGGCCAGCGCCACCGTCTCGCGGCAGCGCGCCGCCGTGACCACCTTGGCGAGCGCGGCGTGTTCGTCGCGCATCAGGCCCGCGTCGGCCATCTCGGAGAGGCGCAGCACCAGCGCGAGCGCGCCCGTCACGTTGCCCAGCATGTGAACGAGGTGGTTCTGGATCAGCTGGAAGCTCCCGATGGGCTTGCCGAACTGCTCGCGGGTCTGCGCGTACTTCAGCGCCAGCTCGTAGGCCCCTAGCGCGCAGCCCACGCCCTGCCACGCCACCCCCGCCCGAGTGAGCCGCAGCACCTCGGCGGTCGTGCGCCAGCCCTGCACCTCCTGAAGACGGTCGGACTCGGGCACCCGGCAGTCCTCCAGCGTGATGTGGCCGTTTTCCACCATCCGCAGCGCGATCTTGCCCGCGATCTTCTGCACGCGGTAACCCGGCGTCCCCGCCCGCACGATGAAGCCGCGTACCTCCCCCGTGTCCACGTCGCGCGCCCAGATCACCGTGAAGTCGCTGAAGGTGGAGTTGCCGATCCACTTCTTCTCGCCGTTCAGGACCCAGGTGTCGCCGTCGCGCCGGCAGGTGGTCCGCATTCCCTGGCTGACCTGCGAGCCGCCCTCCGGTTCGGTCAGGCCAAAGGCCCCGATGGCCTCCAGATCGAGCATCTTCGGCAGCCACTCGGCCTTCTGCTCGGCGCTGCCGCCCAGCGCGATGGAGGCGAACGCGAGGCCGGTGTGGACCCCGAAGAACACGGCGGTCGAGACGTCCACCCGGCAGGCTTCCAGCGTGATTAGGCCCTCCATCAGCGTGGCGTCGGGCTTGCGGGTGCCGTCCTCGTTCCAGACCCGGCGCGGGAGGCCCAGGCGGCGCAGTTCGGGGAGCAGGTGCCGGGGGAACTCGTCGCGGCTCCAGTACTCGTTCATGATGGGCGCGACCTGCGTCTCCATGAAGCCGCGCACCGCCAGGCGGACCTCCTGCTGCTCCGGGGTCAGGTCATCCAGTTGCCCGTAAAAGTCGCCGTCCGCTTCGGGGAGCGCCCGCGGAGGCCGTGTCCCCCGCTCCAGCAACCGCGAGAGCTGTTTCAGTTGCCCGTCACTCAGGCGCGAGGCCGCCCCCAGCAGCGCGGGCAGGTCCACCTTCTGGCTCAGGTTTCCTAGCGCCTCCAGGTCAAGCCCGGCCAGCAGTTCCAGTGGATTTTGCGAAGAGGTGGTCATGCCCCGTTGTACTCGGTTCAGCTATCCCCGACTGCAACACCTGTCCCACCTGCCGTTCACGCAATGTTCAGGCTTGAGGTTCCGTCTCAGATCCTTTGGGAGGCCTGGCGCGGGCAGATGCGGGAACGCCGGGGCGGGGGCTGACGTACTGTGAGGGGTATGCCAACCTCTGGAAGTTCGGCTCCTGAAGGCCAGACCCCCGGCGGCTCGACCCCGGGGGTCTGGGCGCGGCTGCGGGCCTCACTGCGTGGCGAGCGCGACGCCGAAACCCTCTATGCCTACCGGCGGGCCGGGGCGCAGGTTCACCCCCTGCTCGACGCCGCCGAACGTCGCCGCTTCGACCTGACCCTCAGCGGCCAGAGTCCCTTTGCCGTGAAGCGGCACGTGGGGCTGGAGCTGGCGTGTGCCTGGAACGCCTTTGCCCTGCAAACCCTGGGCGACAAGATGCTGGAGGCCGACGAGGCCGCCGACCCCGCAACCGTGGGGTTCGTGCCGCCCGTGACCTTCGATCAGGTGCAGGGCTACTACACCGGCGTCCAGCGCTGGCTGGGCTACGCGAGCCAGGCGGCCCACGACCCGACCTTCGACCTGCCCCCCGGCACGCTGCCCGCCCGCCTGCCCGACTGGTCGCCCGTCGAACCCTGCCCCCGCCCGCACCTCGACGCGATGATCGCCGCGCTCGACGCCATGCGCCTGCACGCCGAGGCCGCGATGCACGCGCTGGAAAAGGCCACCCCGGAAGCCGACGCGGCCCGCCTCGCCCGCCTGCGCGGGCAGTTTGCCGAGGCGCTGTCGCAGGCGAGCTACGTGGTGGGAATGTATACCCCCCAGGCCTCGCCCGCGCTGCACGAGCAGATCGAGGAGCAGGCCAAGCGCGCCATCGAGGGACTGTACCGGGTCGGCCAGCTGATCAGCTATCCCGCGCTGCTGACCGAGCCGGGCCGCACGTCCGGGCAGTCCGGCCAGAAGTCGGCGCAGCCCGGCCCCCTCGCCCGGACCCCGCTGCCCGGTGAACCCGGATTCGACCCCTGGGTCATGACCGACCCCAACAACGTCGGCACCCTGCGCCGCAACCACGACGCCCAGCGCGTGATCGCGGAGATGTGGGCGCTCGACCCGAACCCGGCCGCCAGCCTGGCCCTCTGGGACGACATCCGCCGCGCCCTGCAAACGGGCGGGGCCGTTCCCGCGCGGCATCCCGGCGGCCAGTTTGTGGGCTTCTACTTCTGCACGCCCTACTGCGCCATCTACGAGGCCCGGCGGCCCCTGGTGATTGGGGACACCCCGGTCCCCAGGGGAAAACGCTTCACGCTGGAATGCGCCGCCGAGGGCGTCCGCATCGGCTACCCCTTCAAGCGCGAGGTCGTGGTGGGCGATTTCCGCTCCGCCACCATCGACTACTGCGACCCCGACCAGCCCCCGCCGCACGACGAGTAGGCCCGCCCACCAGCCCGGCGCACTAGCATGGCGGGGTGAACCCCAGGCCCACCCGCCCCCTGCCCACGCGGCCCGCCGGGTACGTGGAACTCGCGCGCTACAGCAGCCTGGGCCGCTTCTGGGCCTACCTGGGCGGGGCCGAACGTGCCGGACGCGCGGTCACGCTGGTGCGGGGTGACGCCCCCGAGCTATGCCGCCGCCGCGTGGGCGGCTACGCCCTGCCCGGCGCGGCCCTGCTGCTCGACACGGCCCGCGTGCTGCAATCCCTGGAGGACGGCTTCGAGACGCACCCTGCCCTCCTCGCCCTGCTGGGCGGCGACCCCGGCCCCCTGCGCGCCGAACTGAACGCCCACTTCGAGCTGAGGCTCGACTTCGTGCTGGCCTTCACCGCCGCCCGCGACCTGATCGCGCGCCCCGAGTTCAAATACGTCCCCCTGGTGCGCGGCCTGAGCGACCTGCCCGCCACGCTGCCCCTCCCCGCCCGCCGCCTGGGGCGCGACGAGGTGCATCTGCTGGTGCAGCGGGGGTGTGGGTTGGCGTAGGGGAGGCGGTGCGCGGTACGCAGTGCGCAGGAAATGAGCTTTTACCGCGTACCGCGCACTGCGTACCGCTGCCCCCTCACCCGTCGCTCTCCGTCCGCTTCTTCGGTTTGCTCGCCGCGAACTTCGCCAGCCGGGCGGTCATGACGGGCGGCGTGTTGGTGAGCAGGGAACGTGAGATGGGGTTGCGCTCCGCGAAGGTGTCCACCCGGTCGAACATCCGGCCGAACAGGTCCTCGGGCATGTCGAGGGCGGGGGTGAGGCGCACCGTGCGCTTGGAGCTGAGGCTGAGGTTCGCCATCACGCCCGCCTCGTGCAGTTCGCGCAGGGCGAGGATCGCGGTCGCCTCGAAGACGAGTTCCTTGAGCACGCCGGGGAGGGGCACGCCGACCATCGGTTTGAACTGCATGGCGAGCAGCATTCCCTGGCCGCGCACGTTCTCCAGCAGCCGGGGATAACGCCGCTGCACGGCCCGCAGGCGCTCCAGCCCTGCCGCGCCGAGACGGGCGCTGCGGGCGGGCAGGTCCTGTTCCACCAGGTATTCCAGCGACTTGAGGCCCACCGCCATCGCCAGCGAGTTGCCGCCGAAGGTGTTGGAGTGCCGCTTGGAGCTGAGGCCGCCCAGCATCTTCTTGTAGATGGCGTGGCGCACGATGGTCGCGCCCACCGCCGTCATCCCGCCGCCCAGCGGCTTGGCGAGCGTGATGATGTCGGCATCCAGCCCCTGCGCCGCCGACTCGAACCAGTGCCCGGTGCGGCCCAGGCCGGTCTGGATCTCGTCCGCGATGCAGACGATGCCGTGGCGGCGGCACAACTCGCCCACGCCGCGCAGAAAGCCGGGCGGGGGAATGTTCACGCCGCCCTCGCCCTGGATCGGCTCGACCACCACCGCCACCACGTTGTCCGGCCCCAGTCGCCGCACCAGCCGCGCCAGCGCCTCCAGGTCCCCGTAAGGGCTGGTGACCGCGCCCGGCACCAGTGGCCGGAAGATGTCCTGATACTCGGGATTCGGCGTGAGGCTGAGGCTGCCCAGCGTCTTGCCGTGGTAGCCGCTGGAAAAGGAGATGTAGAACTTCGCGCGGGACCGCCACGCCTTGGCGAACTTCAGCGCGCCCTCGATGGCCTCGGTGCCGCTGGAGCAGAAGAAGACCTGCGAGTCGGCGTGCGAGGGCAGTTCACGCGCCAGCAGGTGCACCAGATTGGTCTGGAGGGCCGCCCGCCACGCGGAACTCGACTGCTGCGGCAGCCCCATCGCCCGGTTCTTTTCCAGGTACTCGGCCAGAAAGCGGGTGATGGCAGGCGGCATGTCCCCGAACGGCACCGCCGCGTAGCCGGAAGCGTTGATGCGTACCACGCCCTGCTCGTCTTCCAGTTCCCAGGGGGTCACGCGGGAAAACGGCCCGGCCAGCCCCAGCAGG from Deinococcus carri includes these protein-coding regions:
- a CDS encoding acyl-CoA dehydrogenase family protein, with the protein product MTTSSQNPLELLAGLDLEALGNLSQKVDLPALLGAASRLSDGQLKQLSRLLERGTRPPRALPEADGDFYGQLDDLTPEQQEVRLAVRGFMETQVAPIMNEYWSRDEFPRHLLPELRRLGLPRRVWNEDGTRKPDATLMEGLITLEACRVDVSTAVFFGVHTGLAFASIALGGSAEQKAEWLPKMLDLEAIGAFGLTEPEGGSQVSQGMRTTCRRDGDTWVLNGEKKWIGNSTFSDFTVIWARDVDTGEVRGFIVRAGTPGYRVQKIAGKIALRMVENGHITLEDCRVPESDRLQEVQGWRTTAEVLRLTRAGVAWQGVGCALGAYELALKYAQTREQFGKPIGSFQLIQNHLVHMLGNVTGALALVLRLSEMADAGLMRDEHAALAKVVTAARCRETVALARETFGGNGILLEYLVAKHFADTEAIYSYEGTNEINTLVVGRAITGLSAFV
- a CDS encoding aspartate aminotransferase family protein, whose amino-acid sequence is MTPSLPAGFIRAQDVLDERLSAAEVRTLDMRYGNEELLYGLDLLGLAGPFSRVTPWELEDEQGVVRINASGYAAVPFGDMPPAITRFLAEYLEKNRAMGLPQQSSSAWRAALQTNLVHLLARELPSHADSQVFFCSSGTEAIEGALKFAKAWRSRAKFYISFSSGYHGKTLGSLSLTPNPEYQDIFRPLVPGAVTSPYGDLEALARLVRRLGPDNVVAVVVEPIQGEGGVNIPPPGFLRGVGELCRRHGIVCIADEIQTGLGRTGHWFESAAQGLDADIITLAKPLGGGMTAVGATIVRHAIYKKMLGGLSSKRHSNTFGGNSLAMAVGLKSLEYLVEQDLPARSARLGAAGLERLRAVQRRYPRLLENVRGQGMLLAMQFKPMVGVPLPGVLKELVFEATAILALRELHEAGVMANLSLSSKRTVRLTPALDMPEDLFGRMFDRVDTFAERNPISRSLLTNTPPVMTARLAKFAASKPKKRTESDG